A region of Candidatus Flexicrinis proximus DNA encodes the following proteins:
- a CDS encoding recombinase family protein, with the protein MQKRKHILTVGYIRVSTDEQDLSKQKHLLLDHAQKQRLIIDRFIEAEVSSRKTPQERKIVELQQLLSTGDQLLVAELSRLGRKMLETLNIINTLSEQGIRITFVRQPELSTTGAHGKLLLAIYSYFAESERDYISLRTKQGLAAAKAAGKLLGRPRGSKNKNGSVLTPFTDQIQMYRQLGLSVKAIQKLLNPYLEKPATYNTFKYFVQHLT; encoded by the coding sequence TTGCAGAAACGGAAACATATCCTTACCGTGGGTTACATTCGGGTCAGTACAGACGAACAAGACCTTAGCAAACAAAAACACCTTCTACTGGACCACGCGCAGAAACAACGCCTCATAATCGACCGCTTTATAGAGGCGGAGGTTTCATCACGTAAAACGCCACAAGAACGCAAAATCGTAGAACTACAACAGCTACTCTCGACTGGGGATCAACTACTGGTCGCAGAGCTTTCACGCCTCGGACGAAAGATGCTTGAAACGCTCAACATCATCAATACGCTCAGCGAACAGGGTATACGGATAACGTTCGTCCGCCAGCCGGAACTTTCAACGACCGGCGCACACGGCAAATTGCTTCTGGCAATATACAGCTATTTTGCGGAATCGGAACGCGATTACATCTCGCTCCGGACGAAACAGGGACTTGCAGCAGCTAAAGCAGCCGGAAAACTCTTAGGTAGACCGAGAGGGAGTAAAAACAAAAACGGATCTGTCTTGACGCCTTTTACCGACCAAATACAGATGTACCGCCAGTTGGGACTATCGGTAAAGGCGATCCAAAAACTGTTAAATCCGTATCTTGAAAAACCCGCAACGTACAATACGTTCAAGTATTTCGTGCAACATCTCACTTAG
- a CDS encoding helix-turn-helix domain-containing protein: MNPEKVAFGRKLKEILKVKEISQMTLALDLLYSKSSVSNWVTGRSEPSLKEIQRICQYLDISADILLDIKSSNNFEYTHNKIKWLEYIPPSTNSYNQEIATGIALFRAIYVDGVDLGDLLKTPQFSGYDLRSLPLTFITAVRSGFFRLLEVPRNKKLERMLINEFDLTEAIVADLPDNSDETVVRAEFVAFLAATDALEIVKGRDAIGIGAGYTLRRFVELSSASRDQFRGTKWIPLLASQADNYGPLSANLNALLLAGRHPNSEALYFPFTHKDRVASEQETFQYNRVMQALRSTNALFVTVNGYDRKFSSHTQRLPLEQFRSVDHYSLGNLSGLYAKIVDLGLARELSGEFLGLLLDRRGRPLPQILNESKKAFSQIDLEYIQQLAQSSLIWVVASGNYKVEPTLMMLENKLANAVVIDSGIANQLLESRA; encoded by the coding sequence ATGAATCCTGAAAAAGTAGCTTTCGGAAGGAAACTGAAAGAAATACTTAAGGTTAAAGAGATTTCACAAATGACTTTAGCACTTGATCTTCTATATAGCAAGTCTAGCGTCAGCAATTGGGTTACAGGTAGAAGTGAACCTAGTTTAAAAGAAATTCAGCGCATATGTCAGTATCTTGATATATCAGCTGATATATTACTAGATATAAAATCTTCTAATAATTTTGAGTACACGCACAACAAAATAAAATGGCTGGAATACATCCCGCCAAGTACCAACAGTTACAACCAGGAGATAGCAACAGGCATTGCATTGTTTCGTGCAATTTACGTTGATGGAGTAGATCTAGGTGATCTACTCAAAACTCCGCAATTTAGTGGATATGATTTACGCTCATTGCCACTCACCTTTATTACAGCCGTGCGGTCAGGCTTCTTTCGATTACTTGAAGTACCTCGCAACAAGAAATTAGAGCGAATGCTCATTAATGAATTTGACCTTACTGAGGCTATTGTAGCTGATTTACCTGATAATTCAGATGAAACAGTTGTACGAGCCGAATTCGTTGCCTTCCTCGCTGCAACTGATGCGTTAGAAATTGTAAAGGGGCGGGATGCCATAGGTATTGGTGCTGGATATACATTGCGTCGGTTCGTTGAACTCTCAAGTGCAAGTCGCGATCAGTTTAGAGGAACGAAATGGATCCCACTTTTAGCTTCACAGGCAGACAACTATGGACCACTTTCCGCAAATCTCAATGCCTTATTACTAGCGGGTCGTCATCCGAATTCGGAGGCGCTATATTTTCCTTTTACACATAAAGACCGTGTCGCGTCCGAGCAAGAGACTTTTCAGTACAATCGGGTTATGCAAGCATTGCGAAGCACAAATGCATTATTTGTCACCGTAAATGGCTATGATCGTAAATTTAGTTCACATACTCAACGACTGCCACTTGAACAATTTCGATCTGTAGATCATTACTCACTAGGTAATCTAAGCGGGTTGTATGCAAAGATTGTAGATCTAGGTCTCGCACGAGAACTGTCAGGTGAGTTTTTAGGGCTTTTGCTTGATAGAAGAGGACGACCACTTCCTCAAATTTTGAATGAAAGCAAGAAAGCGTTTAGTCAAATTGATTTGGAGTATATTCAGCAATTAGCTCAGTCGAGCCTGATATGGGTTGTAGCTTCTGGCAATTATAAGGTTGAACCTACTCTAATGATGCTTGAAAACAAATTGGCTAATGCAGTTGTTATTGACAGTGGGATAGCTAATCAATTGCTTGAATCAAGGGCGTAA
- a CDS encoding ImmA/IrrE family metallo-endopeptidase has product MDNYESLRMVRARLTSAYSSTSPEEAIRQAAAEMLFSRGEPRLPVELTPIVRELGVKRIRKHYAPSQLQTSCLIEVTGGYEILLSRQDSRHWRRGRFTVAHEIGHLLLQRIINHPALLVAINQSTDLFNEVEELCDIAAGELLMPTAQFAQSLLSAPFSAPLLRLLYDRFLVSWRALYQRIPQLIPDSAVIIWKKDRSQNSTSVYRVNGSYPHYDKNSSVPWLPSRATIGKSMLIDVASRIGENPNGMFFESVKLIRGRKNMHCEILGCALPVKQPSPTLPSFGKLEVPDEPYRGDVITVLRNRNSEETSIIWDQIREMLI; this is encoded by the coding sequence ATGGATAACTACGAATCGCTTCGCATGGTACGGGCGCGACTAACAAGCGCTTACTCATCGACGTCACCAGAGGAAGCTATTCGACAAGCTGCCGCTGAGATGCTATTTTCGCGTGGCGAGCCTCGTCTTCCAGTCGAATTAACTCCAATTGTACGAGAACTAGGCGTTAAGCGAATCCGAAAGCATTATGCTCCGTCTCAGCTTCAGACATCCTGCCTCATTGAGGTGACTGGTGGATATGAGATCCTACTATCCAGACAGGATTCTCGCCATTGGCGACGTGGACGATTTACTGTTGCACACGAGATCGGACATCTCTTGCTCCAACGAATTATTAATCATCCTGCCCTTCTTGTTGCTATCAATCAAAGCACAGATTTGTTCAACGAAGTTGAGGAACTATGCGATATCGCGGCGGGTGAATTGTTGATGCCGACAGCACAATTTGCCCAAAGCCTGTTAAGTGCACCGTTTAGCGCGCCCTTGCTGCGACTCTTATATGATCGATTTCTAGTCTCCTGGAGAGCCTTATATCAGCGTATCCCGCAACTTATACCTGATTCAGCCGTCATTATCTGGAAAAAAGACAGGAGTCAAAATTCTACTTCGGTCTATCGGGTGAATGGAAGCTATCCCCACTACGATAAAAATTCGAGCGTGCCGTGGCTACCTTCACGAGCAACTATAGGTAAATCAATGTTGATAGACGTGGCCTCAAGGATCGGTGAAAATCCGAACGGTATGTTTTTCGAATCCGTTAAGTTAATTCGCGGGCGCAAGAACATGCACTGTGAGATCCTCGGTTGTGCATTACCTGTAAAACAGCCGTCGCCCACGTTGCCAAGTTTTGGGAAATTGGAGGTGCCGGATGAGCCATATCGCGGGGACGTAATTACTGTTTTACGAAATCGAAACTCGGAAGAGACTTCAATAATTTGGGATCAGATACGGGAGATGTTGATATGA
- a CDS encoding DinB family protein: MIFEDAIKDFPAAHYNTFPGGLEYTFWHLLEHLRICQWDILDYINNPNYIELKFPDDLWPDRAAKADKAVWQTTIDRFQADRAALVALVQNPQTDLSAPIPHGYDGHTILREILIVADHNAYHIGEFGILRHIAGLW, encoded by the coding sequence ATGATCTTCGAAGACGCGATCAAGGACTTTCCGGCGGCGCATTACAATACCTTTCCCGGCGGCCTCGAATACACCTTCTGGCATCTGCTCGAACATCTGCGGATCTGTCAGTGGGATATCCTTGATTACATCAACAACCCCAACTACATCGAATTGAAGTTCCCCGACGACCTCTGGCCCGACCGCGCCGCCAAAGCCGACAAAGCCGTCTGGCAGACCACCATCGACCGCTTCCAGGCCGACCGCGCCGCGCTGGTCGCTCTGGTGCAGAACCCGCAAACCGATCTCAGCGCGCCGATCCCGCATGGCTACGATGGGCATACCATCCTGCGCGAAATCCTGATCGTGGCCGACCACAACGCCTATCACATCGGCGAGTTCGGCATTTTGCGCCACATCGCCGGATTGTGGTGA
- a CDS encoding phage major capsid protein produces the protein MPEIPISPLTAVKTLTPEGRIGGYLAVWGSADQRDLHGEYFTPETDFGLDWYPFRPVLYHHAQDAAIKMMALGVIDTLRADDVGLWAEAQLEKRNKYVAAVLRLVERGALSWSSGSLPSLVKSMPDGRITRWVIVEGSLTPTPAEPRLTDVRALKAALNALREPDTDAAPDADRAPQSASTHEPLPHSDVPTTQGAFPMDDFAVSATPRKRLPSAVEEAAKSAWIEVGSPYDQLEALDLLHGCLLLNGARSSKGVSERYANALAHKVRKAGLSAVKADELSSTAQSGFGADWVPTLWSAQIWAKARQENVILPLFNGLEMPSNPFNVPIEGADPTVYYVPETRSESQLTLGGSGAAIIDDKLSSAKITLTAQKLALRVGFSAELVEDAVLPVLNIYRQQAVRAIADAIDSVLLNGDTTTGGGNINDDDASLSDSEAFLAFNGLRHLPLVANTANRLDFASAPTLEKMRTTRFKMQARYAAKPTDLAWIVNHTKKCDHYSVEYRGLSPRLARRV, from the coding sequence ATGCCTGAAATCCCGATTTCGCCGCTCACCGCCGTCAAAACACTCACGCCCGAAGGCCGCATCGGCGGCTATCTGGCCGTGTGGGGCAGCGCCGACCAGCGCGACCTGCACGGCGAATACTTCACCCCGGAAACCGACTTCGGCCTGGACTGGTATCCGTTCCGGCCGGTGCTCTACCACCACGCACAGGACGCCGCGATCAAGATGATGGCGCTGGGCGTGATCGACACGCTGCGGGCCGATGACGTCGGCCTGTGGGCGGAAGCGCAGCTCGAAAAACGCAACAAATACGTCGCGGCCGTGCTGCGGCTGGTCGAACGCGGCGCGCTGAGCTGGAGCAGCGGCAGCCTGCCGAGCCTGGTCAAGTCGATGCCGGATGGCCGCATCACGCGCTGGGTGATCGTCGAAGGCAGCCTGACGCCGACTCCGGCCGAGCCGCGGCTCACCGATGTGCGGGCGCTAAAGGCCGCGCTCAACGCCCTGCGCGAGCCGGATACCGATGCCGCGCCGGATGCAGACCGCGCGCCGCAGTCCGCCTCTACCCATGAACCTCTTCCCCATTCTGATGTCCCAACCACACAAGGAGCTTTCCCGATGGATGATTTCGCCGTAAGTGCCACCCCGCGTAAACGCCTGCCGTCCGCAGTCGAGGAGGCCGCCAAGAGCGCCTGGATCGAGGTCGGCAGCCCGTACGACCAGCTCGAAGCGCTGGATCTGCTGCACGGCTGCCTGCTGCTCAACGGCGCGCGGAGCAGCAAGGGCGTCAGCGAACGCTACGCCAACGCGCTGGCCCACAAAGTACGCAAAGCCGGCCTGTCCGCGGTCAAGGCCGACGAACTGAGCAGCACCGCGCAGTCGGGCTTCGGCGCGGACTGGGTGCCGACCCTGTGGAGCGCGCAAATCTGGGCCAAAGCCCGCCAGGAGAACGTCATTCTGCCGCTGTTCAATGGGCTGGAAATGCCGTCGAACCCGTTTAACGTGCCGATCGAAGGCGCCGACCCGACGGTCTACTACGTGCCGGAGACGCGCTCGGAGTCGCAGCTCACGCTGGGGGGATCGGGGGCGGCGATCATCGACGACAAGCTGAGCAGCGCCAAGATCACGCTGACGGCGCAGAAGCTGGCGCTGCGGGTGGGGTTCAGCGCCGAACTGGTAGAGGACGCGGTGCTGCCGGTGCTGAATATCTATCGCCAGCAGGCCGTCCGCGCGATTGCCGACGCGATCGACTCGGTGCTGCTCAACGGCGATACCACGACCGGCGGCGGGAACATCAACGATGACGACGCCAGCCTGAGCGACAGCGAGGCGTTTCTGGCCTTCAACGGCCTGCGCCATCTGCCGCTGGTCGCCAACACGGCCAACCGGCTCGATTTTGCCAGCGCGCCGACGCTGGAGAAGATGCGCACCACGCGCTTTAAGATGCAGGCACGCTACGCCGCGAAACCGACCGATCTGGCCTGGATTGTCAACCACACAAAGAAGTGTGACCACTATTCCGTTGAATATCGCGGCCTTAGTCCTCGACTTGCCAGGAGGGTTTAA
- a CDS encoding HNH endonuclease — MSTDPLNDSMDSGPVSERVKRQVFVNSVGICAAPDCSRRIMQNQTTLGECAHIIPRKVGSNQREDRVTPLEDRNKEENLLYLCEEHHKLVDNWNLSGTFTAEMLREWKRRHEEWAAGINKGSSFFPKELKDLFAGLQAQAANAAVVSGAFIDRILDTCRELADRYLINETRFFLAQVDLLLQEENNQVLSAKADLVGAILLIRTDKIPEAKRELIRIIEMGTFVREAALEYIELCETIPEPDDRVQEFEELARSIYSDSPRLVLIDLIRIYEKHESVDIPDVSYIWSSDHRINARFIRQYALFCDLSQKLDLRDQFIDRWEKELPSSPRPHLFRSHFRRLDLFRFESPRSQSTNAAQVLEYSREELAKASAKDPQSIRDQISWLMNEIWLELAASPLTNNVNPNMERLRDQFVALVSKCYFDKFLNNILCEFLAEMRVESDQWTIIKRQIESSKVTPSAGTVELLFLQALRFDALYSDLGQLLAKYERTDLVEILGLS; from the coding sequence ATGTCAACAGACCCATTGAACGATAGTATGGACTCAGGTCCAGTATCAGAACGGGTAAAACGCCAGGTTTTTGTCAATAGTGTTGGAATTTGTGCGGCACCAGACTGCTCTCGTCGGATTATGCAAAATCAAACGACTTTGGGCGAATGTGCTCACATCATCCCAAGAAAAGTCGGGAGTAATCAGAGGGAGGACCGCGTCACTCCACTCGAAGACAGAAATAAGGAGGAAAACCTCCTTTATCTATGTGAGGAGCATCACAAGCTTGTTGACAATTGGAACCTTTCTGGCACGTTTACGGCAGAAATGTTGCGGGAATGGAAACGGCGTCATGAGGAATGGGCGGCTGGAATCAATAAAGGCTCATCATTTTTCCCGAAAGAACTCAAGGACCTATTCGCAGGCCTACAAGCCCAAGCTGCTAATGCAGCCGTTGTATCAGGGGCTTTTATAGATAGGATTCTTGATACCTGTCGGGAGCTCGCTGATAGATATCTCATCAACGAAACACGATTCTTCTTAGCCCAAGTTGATCTTCTGCTTCAGGAGGAGAATAATCAAGTTCTAAGCGCCAAGGCTGATTTAGTTGGCGCCATTCTATTGATTCGAACAGATAAGATCCCTGAGGCAAAACGAGAACTCATTCGAATTATCGAAATGGGCACCTTTGTACGTGAGGCAGCGCTAGAATATATAGAACTCTGTGAAACGATTCCTGAACCAGATGATCGCGTCCAAGAATTTGAAGAACTTGCTCGAAGCATTTATAGCGATAGTCCGAGACTGGTGTTGATTGATCTCATACGCATATATGAGAAACATGAGTCCGTCGACATACCTGATGTCTCTTACATATGGAGCAGCGACCACAGAATAAATGCAAGATTCATTCGGCAATATGCCCTGTTTTGTGACCTTTCTCAAAAACTCGACCTGCGTGATCAGTTTATTGATCGGTGGGAAAAGGAGTTGCCAAGTTCCCCACGCCCACATCTGTTTAGGTCGCACTTTCGTAGACTAGATTTGTTCAGGTTCGAATCCCCAAGGTCCCAATCTACAAATGCAGCTCAGGTTTTGGAATACAGCAGAGAAGAGCTCGCCAAGGCATCAGCCAAAGACCCACAATCAATTCGCGACCAGATTTCATGGTTAATGAACGAGATCTGGCTCGAACTGGCAGCCAGCCCTCTTACAAATAATGTCAACCCAAATATGGAAAGGCTGCGAGATCAATTTGTTGCGCTCGTTTCGAAATGTTATTTCGACAAGTTTCTCAATAACATTCTGTGTGAATTCCTTGCGGAAATGCGAGTTGAGTCAGATCAATGGACAATAATTAAGCGGCAGATTGAAAGTTCAAAAGTCACCCCCTCCGCAGGAACGGTCGAATTACTCTTCTTACAGGCATTGCGCTTCGATGCGCTTTACTCAGATTTGGGCCAACTGCTGGCAAAGTATGAACGTACAGACCTTGTAGAAATATTGGGGCTCTCGTAG
- a CDS encoding WXG100 family type VII secretion target, translated as MYDVISKVVNEDPRVIGKVQFQYEKIDEVAQVAASQSDATAQMRQRLLQQLQVLEDGGWIGEGAKTFFNEMHGLMLPAVARLETVFDELSAVLRRASDAMREAEEQAAGLFRGEGGGALNGGGSGGSGGGGSGGGSGGTGGGGSGGSQSAIAKGIDVLSKLLGIGDDGAGLLKGLFKNVDKFGEFSEKFKLGPVGDVLSIVAVGVENWGKPDFFEKIGDKTVSVGLEMLLTKNPYGAAVMVISDINQLVGQGGSFVASQINEGVNDPGLGDSIKNFDTTISNADAGGVLDSVGTVGVDFVQAHVAGLKEIWNNPTPLNIAQALMPGGLANVGLASDPALAKEMAQNSAVMLGTAADFVVGVVQLPSAYIDLGENSLRVGLHEAGLSQGASETISSALGTAADLAMFGINPIGTVVGHLPTVDLSGFAKSLFD; from the coding sequence TTGTATGATGTGATTTCCAAGGTGGTGAACGAGGACCCGCGCGTGATCGGGAAAGTGCAGTTCCAGTACGAGAAGATCGACGAAGTCGCGCAGGTGGCGGCCAGCCAATCCGACGCCACGGCGCAGATGCGCCAGCGCCTGCTCCAGCAGCTGCAGGTACTGGAAGATGGCGGGTGGATCGGCGAAGGCGCCAAGACCTTCTTCAACGAGATGCATGGTCTCATGCTGCCGGCGGTCGCGCGGTTGGAGACGGTGTTCGACGAATTGAGCGCCGTGCTGCGGCGCGCGTCGGACGCGATGCGCGAGGCCGAGGAGCAAGCCGCGGGCCTGTTCCGCGGCGAGGGCGGCGGAGCGCTCAACGGCGGCGGCTCAGGCGGGTCAGGCGGCGGTGGGTCGGGCGGCGGCAGTGGCGGAACGGGCGGCGGCGGCTCAGGCGGCAGCCAATCGGCGATTGCCAAGGGTATCGATGTGCTGTCCAAGCTGCTGGGCATCGGTGACGACGGGGCGGGCCTGCTGAAAGGCCTGTTCAAGAACGTCGACAAGTTCGGCGAGTTTTCCGAGAAATTCAAGCTGGGACCGGTGGGCGACGTGCTTTCGATCGTCGCGGTGGGCGTGGAAAACTGGGGGAAGCCGGATTTCTTCGAGAAGATCGGCGATAAGACGGTGAGCGTTGGCCTGGAAATGCTGCTCACCAAGAACCCCTATGGCGCGGCGGTGATGGTCATCAGCGACATCAACCAATTGGTCGGCCAGGGCGGGAGCTTTGTGGCATCGCAGATCAACGAGGGCGTGAACGACCCCGGTTTGGGCGACTCGATCAAGAATTTCGATACGACGATCAGTAACGCCGACGCGGGCGGCGTGCTGGACAGCGTCGGGACGGTGGGCGTCGATTTCGTTCAGGCGCACGTTGCCGGGCTGAAGGAGATCTGGAATAACCCCACGCCGCTGAATATCGCGCAGGCGCTGATGCCGGGCGGTCTGGCAAACGTCGGCCTTGCGAGCGACCCTGCCCTGGCGAAGGAAATGGCGCAAAATTCGGCCGTCATGCTTGGGACGGCCGCCGATTTCGTGGTCGGCGTGGTGCAGCTGCCCTCGGCGTACATCGACCTGGGCGAGAACTCTCTGCGCGTCGGCCTGCACGAAGCAGGGCTGTCGCAAGGCGCAAGCGAGACGATCAGCTCGGCGCTGGGCACCGCAGCCGACCTGGCGATGTTCGGGATCAACCCCATCGGCACGGTCGTCGGCCATCTGCCGACGGTCGACCTCAGCGGCTTCGCGAAGAGCCTGTTTGATTAG
- a CDS encoding nucleoside 2-deoxyribosyltransferase, with protein MNKVAYISGALSAAPNLAVVRDLYSQFAAACTHSGWEGYLPHQNTDPERSSELSATSVAMRDVAEIVRCDAMVIYVGIPSLGVGAEIMLGMHLGKPMLIMCEHTSEFSRFVRGIVDAYSKARIVPYSSLEDAQGQISNWLVTTRNMSDNQPLNGLEQVTRNLLATD; from the coding sequence ATGAACAAGGTGGCGTACATTTCTGGTGCATTGAGTGCTGCTCCGAATTTGGCTGTTGTACGCGACTTATATAGTCAATTTGCCGCGGCCTGCACACATAGTGGATGGGAGGGTTATCTCCCCCATCAGAATACCGATCCCGAGCGCAGCAGCGAATTGTCAGCCACAAGTGTAGCGATGCGTGACGTAGCAGAGATTGTCCGATGCGACGCTATGGTCATTTATGTCGGTATCCCATCATTGGGTGTTGGTGCTGAGATTATGCTTGGGATGCACCTTGGTAAACCGATGTTGATCATGTGCGAACACACAAGCGAATTTTCGAGATTTGTTCGAGGCATCGTTGATGCTTATTCAAAGGCGCGGATTGTGCCATATTCATCTCTAGAAGATGCTCAGGGACAAATTTCGAATTGGTTAGTAACCACTCGGAATATGAGCGATAATCAACCGTTAAACGGACTCGAACAAGTTACTCGGAATCTTTTGGCAACGGATTGA
- a CDS encoding deoxynucleoside kinase, translated as MIIERDVETQNPFFSKFNEQPRVYAFHNQIHFLLKSVEEHRYIHPKINSTVFIQDFTPFEHVDVYAQAQFQSGNLDAGEFDVLTRLAKVIDDQFIVPKMLIYREISFDEICNRMKKRGRRSELKLLSSEEGLAYLKVLVNTFDLWIHDWTRSPIIRIPAEFDVFSEGERIRNIATQIETLLQSSAMG; from the coding sequence CTGATTATCGAGCGTGATGTCGAGACTCAAAATCCCTTCTTTTCCAAATTCAATGAACAACCCCGAGTCTATGCATTTCACAATCAAATCCACTTCCTCTTAAAGAGTGTCGAAGAACATCGGTATATCCACCCAAAGATAAACTCAACGGTATTCATTCAAGACTTTACGCCGTTTGAGCATGTTGATGTATATGCTCAAGCACAATTTCAAAGTGGCAACCTTGATGCTGGTGAATTCGATGTGCTTACACGACTTGCAAAAGTAATTGATGATCAATTCATCGTGCCTAAAATGCTTATTTACCGCGAAATATCATTTGATGAGATTTGCAACAGGATGAAAAAACGCGGAAGACGCAGTGAACTCAAATTGCTCTCAAGTGAAGAAGGTCTTGCTTATCTAAAAGTGCTTGTAAACACATTTGATCTTTGGATACATGATTGGACACGGTCCCCAATTATACGGATTCCAGCCGAATTTGATGTTTTCAGCGAAGGAGAGAGAATCAGGAATATCGCTACCCAGATTGAGACCCTATTGCAATCGAGTGCGATGGGATAG